In the genome of Desulfofarcimen acetoxidans DSM 771, one region contains:
- a CDS encoding class I SAM-dependent methyltransferase, giving the protein MTGAASLTGIIKSFIELEGPVTFARFMEMALYYPELGYYASVREKIGRKGDYYTSSDVHALFAGMIARQAAQMWAILGHPPVWQFIEYGAGKGKLAYDFLNQLQQQYPDCYAALTYWIIDVSPDFREKQQAILSGLNLPPGKVSWADSPAQILELQGNRITGCIFSNELIDAFPVHRVRMREDGLKEIYVDYRDNRFVEVEGLLSEKLLQDYFAKQRVALKTGQTAEVNLAAIKWLKNQAECLEKGYIITIDYGLTSDNLYNRARFDGTLRCFRRHTLNDDPYQYIGEQDITANVNFSALEIWGKEAGLNMAGLVTQSDFLLNAGILDILKTSDDYSFNEKKLHTTLAIKQLIMPEGMGRYFKVLIQHKGLPAEPELIGLRKLSIR; this is encoded by the coding sequence ATGACAGGTGCTGCATCCCTTACAGGAATTATTAAATCTTTTATTGAACTGGAAGGCCCGGTAACCTTTGCTCGCTTTATGGAGATGGCCTTATATTATCCTGAACTGGGTTATTATGCTTCAGTCAGAGAAAAAATCGGGCGAAAAGGTGATTACTATACAAGTTCCGATGTGCATGCCCTGTTTGCCGGGATGATTGCCCGCCAGGCGGCGCAGATGTGGGCGATTCTGGGTCATCCTCCGGTCTGGCAGTTTATCGAGTATGGTGCGGGAAAGGGAAAACTGGCGTATGATTTTCTAAATCAACTGCAACAGCAATATCCAGACTGCTATGCTGCCCTAACCTATTGGATAATTGATGTCAGCCCTGACTTCAGAGAAAAACAGCAGGCAATTTTGTCCGGGTTGAACCTGCCACCCGGTAAGGTTAGCTGGGCAGACAGTCCTGCTCAAATACTGGAACTTCAGGGAAATAGAATAACAGGCTGCATATTTTCCAATGAATTGATTGATGCTTTTCCTGTGCACAGGGTGAGAATGCGTGAGGACGGTTTAAAAGAAATATATGTAGATTATCGGGATAACCGATTTGTTGAAGTTGAGGGTTTGCTCTCAGAAAAGTTGCTGCAGGATTATTTCGCCAAACAGCGGGTGGCTTTGAAAACCGGTCAGACGGCTGAAGTAAATCTGGCTGCTATTAAGTGGTTGAAAAATCAGGCGGAGTGCCTGGAGAAAGGTTATATAATTACTATTGATTACGGCTTAACCTCGGACAATTTATATAACAGGGCCCGTTTTGACGGAACGTTAAGATGTTTTCGGCGGCATACCTTAAACGATGATCCTTACCAGTATATTGGTGAGCAGGATATTACCGCTAATGTAAACTTTTCTGCTTTGGAAATTTGGGGTAAGGAGGCGGGTCTTAATATGGCCGGTCTGGTTACCCAGTCGGACTTTTTGCTCAATGCCGGTATTTTAGATATTCTTAAAACTTCTGACGATTACAGTTTCAATGAAAAAAAGCTGCATACTACTTTAGCCATTAAGCAGCTTATTATGCCGGAAGGGATGGGACGTTATTTCAAGGTTTTAATCCAGCATAAGGGTTTGCCGGCAGAACCGGAGTTAATAGGGCTAAGGAAACTTTCGATAAGATGA
- a CDS encoding DUF1657 domain-containing protein, producing MTVGEKMHLTLASLESAKATLETFALETQDKNAQKQFNDYATQLESITQGLKGRVNYIEQQEPQYKVKQ from the coding sequence ATGACTGTCGGTGAAAAAATGCACCTGACACTGGCCAGCTTGGAAAGTGCCAAAGCAACACTGGAAACCTTTGCCTTGGAAACTCAGGATAAAAATGCCCAGAAACAATTTAATGACTATGCAACCCAGCTGGAAAGCATTACCCAGGGTCTCAAAGGCAGGGTCAATTACATTGAACAACAAGAACCGCAATACAAGGTAAAACAATAA
- a CDS encoding FeoA family protein, translated as MITLKDIKPGQTVLVDNVKITGQARGRFMAMGIMKGARLKVIKVAPLGDPIEVLVKSYNLSFRKAEAEQIFVSLV; from the coding sequence ATGATTACTCTAAAAGATATAAAACCAGGCCAGACAGTATTAGTGGATAATGTTAAAATAACGGGCCAGGCAAGGGGGCGTTTTATGGCTATGGGGATAATGAAAGGAGCCAGGTTAAAGGTTATAAAAGTTGCACCCCTTGGCGACCCGATTGAGGTGCTGGTCAAGTCATACAACCTATCTTTTCGCAAGGCTGAGGCAGAGCAGATATTCGTAAGCTTAGTATAA
- a CDS encoding FeoA family protein: MKLDKIKKGQTCRIVSIPSQDIRTQVIRFGIAEGELVCCAEIVPAGPVIIRKNRQEIAFGRSLAKQIDVVLN, translated from the coding sequence ATGAAATTAGATAAAATTAAAAAGGGTCAGACCTGTAGGATAGTATCTATTCCCAGTCAGGATATTCGCACTCAAGTCATTCGCTTCGGTATTGCTGAAGGAGAGTTGGTATGTTGCGCTGAGATTGTTCCGGCCGGTCCGGTAATTATACGCAAGAACAGGCAGGAAATAGCCTTTGGCAGGTCCTTAGCCAAACAAATTGATGTGGTTCTAAATTAG
- a CDS encoding FeoA family protein, with the protein MIVKPLSCAKKGTTVHIQSIKNCCNCKLHLEEMGFIPGTPIRICYCCKKGSLVVTVRGGKVMLGEEMAKQIMVV; encoded by the coding sequence ATGATTGTGAAACCATTAAGTTGCGCTAAAAAAGGTACAACTGTTCACATCCAAAGTATTAAAAATTGCTGTAATTGTAAGCTTCATCTGGAGGAAATGGGCTTTATCCCCGGTACTCCCATCAGGATTTGCTATTGCTGTAAAAAAGGCTCCCTGGTGGTGACTGTTCGTGGAGGTAAGGTTATGCTCGGGGAAGAAATGGCCAAGCAAATTATGGTTGTGTAG
- the feoB gene encoding ferrous iron transport protein B produces the protein MSGCHDANTMEDLPPCSKKIVLAGNPNAGKSVVFNFLTGMYVDVSNYPGTTLDISSGRLGGDVVIDTPGVYGISSFNDEERIARDIILTADIVINVVNAVYLERDLFLTQQIIDTGVPVIVALNMIDEVEKQGLRIDVQKLEEIMGVIVIPTVAVLKKGLVELKNAIPSAHSGNITPNLPCKLKEISMATGSQAEALLIIEGDQAVACRNCLQTESFREEVYLLRRKHVNEIINQTVFETGKGSTFSTTLGRMMIKPLTGIPILAVILWVLYEVIGIVIAGNVVGFTEGTVMQGIYEPAVRMAVGYVVPLDSWLGIILTGEFGVLTMTFSYVLGLLLPLVAGFYLFLSLFEDSGYLPRIATLVDRLLVGIGLNGRAIIPMILGFGCVTMASITTRLLSTEREKRIAIFLLGLVIPCSAQLAVIAAIIGSIGISYAALYGLVIFCVLVIVGTLLNILLPGNPTDLLIDLPPLRLPRIGNVLHKTFTKSYAFTKEAVPLFAVGALIISVFQLTGILLFLQKMMAPLTVGCLNLPRETATAFIMGIVRRDFGVAGLNGMHLSPVDGLVSIITITLFVPCIASILVIFKERGKKEATIMWGGTWVIAFTVGGIVAQVFSAAKNISHGKIMVALVFIGMSIITIIFSTVFHRLKAVKCLRRVES, from the coding sequence GTGTCCGGTTGTCATGACGCTAATACTATGGAAGATTTACCCCCATGTTCGAAGAAAATTGTCCTGGCCGGAAATCCTAATGCAGGCAAATCAGTTGTTTTTAATTTTCTAACCGGCATGTATGTGGATGTATCCAATTATCCGGGCACAACCCTTGATATTTCCTCCGGCAGGTTGGGCGGAGATGTGGTAATAGACACACCGGGTGTGTACGGAATTTCTTCTTTCAACGATGAAGAGCGAATTGCCAGGGACATTATCTTGACAGCAGATATAGTAATTAATGTTGTAAATGCGGTCTATCTGGAAAGGGATTTATTTTTGACCCAGCAGATTATTGACACAGGGGTTCCGGTCATAGTAGCCTTAAATATGATAGATGAAGTAGAAAAACAAGGTTTGAGAATAGATGTACAAAAGTTAGAAGAAATTATGGGTGTTATTGTCATACCTACAGTGGCTGTATTGAAAAAGGGTTTGGTTGAATTAAAAAATGCGATACCCTCTGCCCACAGTGGAAATATTACGCCCAATTTGCCTTGCAAGCTAAAAGAAATCTCAATGGCTACCGGCAGTCAGGCCGAAGCTTTGTTAATTATTGAAGGAGATCAGGCAGTAGCCTGCCGCAACTGTTTGCAGACGGAATCTTTCAGGGAGGAAGTATATCTCTTACGCCGTAAGCATGTTAACGAAATAATTAATCAGACAGTTTTTGAAACAGGTAAAGGTTCTACTTTCAGTACTACGCTTGGCCGTATGATGATAAAGCCTTTAACCGGAATTCCGATATTGGCTGTTATTCTCTGGGTTTTATATGAAGTTATTGGTATAGTAATCGCAGGGAATGTTGTGGGTTTTACCGAAGGAACTGTTATGCAGGGTATATATGAGCCGGCAGTCAGAATGGCAGTTGGCTATGTTGTTCCTCTGGACTCCTGGCTGGGTATTATACTTACCGGAGAGTTTGGCGTTCTGACCATGACATTCAGTTATGTACTTGGGTTGTTGCTGCCGCTGGTGGCTGGTTTTTATTTGTTTCTGTCGCTTTTTGAAGATTCCGGTTACCTGCCGCGCATAGCAACACTGGTTGACAGGTTGCTGGTAGGCATAGGTTTAAACGGCAGAGCGATAATACCTATGATACTGGGTTTTGGCTGTGTTACTATGGCCAGTATCACCACCAGGTTATTATCTACGGAAAGAGAAAAGCGAATTGCTATTTTTCTGCTGGGCCTGGTTATACCATGTTCGGCGCAGTTAGCCGTTATTGCGGCAATTATAGGATCTATCGGTATTTCTTATGCGGCCCTTTACGGGCTGGTCATTTTCTGTGTGCTGGTTATCGTAGGGACTTTGCTTAATATTCTTCTGCCAGGTAACCCTACTGACCTTTTAATTGACTTGCCGCCTCTTCGCCTGCCGAGAATAGGCAATGTTCTGCATAAAACTTTCACTAAGTCTTATGCCTTTACCAAAGAAGCTGTACCGCTGTTTGCCGTAGGGGCTTTAATAATCAGCGTTTTTCAGCTTACAGGTATTCTGCTTTTCTTGCAGAAGATGATGGCGCCTCTGACTGTAGGCTGTTTAAATCTCCCCAGAGAAACCGCCACCGCCTTTATTATGGGAATAGTCAGGCGTGATTTTGGCGTAGCGGGTCTGAACGGCATGCACTTGAGTCCAGTGGATGGATTGGTTTCTATAATCACCATAACCTTGTTTGTACCATGCATAGCCTCTATCCTGGTTATTTTTAAGGAGCGGGGCAAGAAAGAGGCAACTATCATGTGGGGAGGTACCTGGGTTATTGCATTTACTGTTGGAGGAATTGTAGCCCAAGTTTTTAGTGCAGCTAAAAATATAAGCCATGGTAAGATTATGGTAGCTTTGGTCTTTATAGGTATGTCCATAATAACTATTATATTTAGTACTGTTTTCCACAGGTTAAAAGCAGTAAAATGCCTGAGGCGGGTAGAGTCTTAA
- a CDS encoding menaquinone biosynthetic enzyme MqnA/MqnD family protein, translating into MSKLHLGQVDYLNCLPVYYALEEGLSPLDVKLIKGPPTQLNRLFLSGELDITPISSIEYARNKEKCIILPHMSISSDGRVESILLFSRLPVTELDGKKVCVTSSSATSVVLLKVLFEHYYHVDVEFITTEPDLDEMLTRADAALLIGDDAMLAHHRVLQEKLPLTVSDLGEAWKLLTGERMVYALWVIRREFAAAYPEEVSRIAKLLYASKLIGLDSMPAIIGKAKRRCPLPIAVLEDYFLNVIKHEFSDEYQHALLTFYNYAYKSGVIEDRVQLEIWSEDLE; encoded by the coding sequence GTGTCTAAGCTTCACTTAGGGCAAGTTGACTATCTGAATTGTTTGCCGGTCTACTATGCCCTGGAAGAGGGCCTGTCCCCTTTAGATGTTAAATTAATCAAAGGCCCGCCGACCCAATTAAATCGCCTGTTTTTATCAGGTGAACTAGATATTACGCCCATATCTTCCATTGAATACGCCAGGAATAAAGAGAAATGTATAATATTGCCGCATATGTCCATAAGTTCGGACGGTCGAGTGGAAAGTATACTGTTATTCAGCAGACTGCCGGTTACCGAATTGGATGGAAAAAAAGTTTGCGTAACTTCTTCATCAGCAACTTCCGTAGTCTTGTTAAAAGTGCTGTTCGAGCATTATTACCATGTGGATGTGGAATTTATTACAACAGAGCCGGATTTAGATGAAATGTTGACTAGGGCTGATGCAGCACTGTTAATAGGTGATGACGCTATGCTGGCCCATCACCGTGTGTTGCAGGAGAAACTGCCTCTGACAGTCAGTGATTTAGGTGAGGCGTGGAAATTGTTAACAGGCGAGAGAATGGTTTACGCCCTCTGGGTTATCAGGCGTGAATTTGCCGCGGCTTACCCGGAAGAGGTTTCACGTATTGCCAAGCTTTTATATGCTTCTAAGTTAATTGGTTTGGACAGTATGCCGGCTATTATCGGCAAAGCCAAACGGCGTTGCCCGTTGCCCATAGCAGTTTTAGAGGATTATTTCCTTAATGTAATCAAACACGAGTTCAGTGATGAATACCAGCATGCCCTTTTAACATTCTATAATTATGCTTATAAGAGCGGGGTTATTGAGGATCGCGTACAACTGGAGATATGGAGTGAAGATCTTGAGTAA
- a CDS encoding nitrate/sulfite reductase, whose translation MKQNNNLFAVDVAFPCGQITPEQLVALGELVKETGVYTTKITTRQTMLVVMEEAKAPLFREKLKDIGFKDGAGPVIKNIKVCAGNDDLCTTTVNNVFKLGMPLYEKYVAMPTPKHFKIAIAGCPKGCTDPYCADLGIIATGKGSYDLFVGGKGGTIKPQHAKKVAAGVPEDKVEAAISFIFEAYKKEAEPKEKFCNTIERVGLEKFIPPQDL comes from the coding sequence ATGAAACAAAATAATAATTTATTTGCTGTAGATGTTGCTTTTCCCTGCGGTCAGATCACACCCGAACAGTTGGTAGCTCTGGGGGAGTTGGTTAAAGAAACCGGTGTTTATACCACCAAGATTACTACCAGGCAAACTATGCTGGTTGTAATGGAAGAGGCCAAAGCACCACTTTTTAGAGAAAAGTTAAAAGATATAGGTTTTAAGGATGGTGCCGGTCCGGTTATTAAAAATATAAAAGTTTGTGCGGGAAATGATGACTTGTGCACAACTACTGTGAACAATGTTTTCAAATTGGGTATGCCCTTATATGAAAAATATGTTGCAATGCCCACTCCCAAGCATTTTAAGATTGCTATTGCCGGTTGTCCAAAAGGCTGTACGGATCCTTACTGTGCTGATTTAGGTATAATTGCTACTGGTAAAGGCAGCTATGACTTATTTGTCGGCGGTAAAGGCGGTACAATAAAACCGCAGCATGCAAAAAAAGTTGCAGCCGGTGTGCCGGAAGATAAAGTTGAGGCCGCTATAAGCTTTATTTTTGAAGCTTATAAAAAAGAGGCTGAACCAAAAGAAAAGTTTTGCAATACTATTGAGCGAGTTGGTTTGGAAAAATTTATTCCGCCACAAGATTTATAG
- the selB gene encoding selenocysteine-specific translation elongation factor, which produces MKHLIIGTAGHVDHGKTMLVKALTGIDTDRLKEEKERGISIELGFASLTLPGGRHAAIVDVPGHERFIKTMLAGASGIDIVLLIIAADEGVMPQTREHLDIIRLLHINQGIVVITKTDLVEEDWLELVQEEIKDFISDTVLKDVPIVKVSAATGYNIQELLEQINILAEVAKEKSTAGQPRLPIDRIFSITGFGTVVTGTMVSGQLKVGDEIEVFPEELKARVRSLQVHGKSVDLARAGQRVAVNLSGLEVEQISRGNVLALSETLTASFRLDVRFMLLKDAGKELKHRSRIRLYTGTIEVLGRIIYFDREELKPGEWAYGQIQLEEAVATAKGDRFVVRSYSPMHTIGGGTIIDATASKHKRYRQEIIDRMVILERGTPDEIIEQYLAGIFIPAHINELVKATGLSEIQVKEALTELKNKQRVKFIDEKSGYVVSVYRYQSWTLDIQKLLSQFHREFPLREGYPKEELRSRKFKNLNPKIFQLILTELKNDQIIKIQPQTVATFAYEIQPDAEQQKMLELIEKTFIQAQFQPPGWEQLATELKIINELKQELLQYLLRQGSLIKIADDMYFHRDILNKGRQMLSDYFKNKEEISIGEIRDLLTTSRKYAMPLLEYFDRHRFTRRIGDLRVIGKELDSGIKPEN; this is translated from the coding sequence TTGAAGCACCTTATTATCGGCACGGCCGGCCACGTGGACCATGGCAAGACAATGCTGGTCAAGGCACTGACCGGGATTGATACGGACAGGCTGAAAGAAGAAAAAGAAAGAGGCATCTCCATTGAACTCGGCTTTGCCTCTCTGACTTTACCCGGTGGGCGCCACGCTGCCATTGTTGATGTGCCGGGGCATGAGAGATTTATTAAAACCATGCTGGCAGGTGCCAGTGGCATAGATATTGTACTGTTAATAATTGCCGCTGACGAAGGAGTAATGCCGCAAACCCGGGAACACCTGGACATTATTCGCCTCCTGCATATCAACCAAGGCATAGTTGTTATCACCAAGACAGATTTGGTTGAAGAAGACTGGTTGGAACTTGTCCAGGAAGAGATTAAGGATTTTATAAGTGACACTGTGTTAAAGGATGTACCAATAGTTAAAGTGTCGGCTGCTACCGGATATAATATTCAGGAATTACTGGAGCAAATTAATATTTTGGCTGAAGTAGCTAAAGAAAAGTCAACTGCCGGTCAGCCAAGGTTACCCATCGATCGGATATTTTCCATAACAGGTTTTGGTACAGTTGTTACCGGAACAATGGTTTCAGGCCAACTGAAAGTTGGCGACGAGATTGAAGTATTTCCGGAAGAATTAAAAGCCAGAGTGAGGTCCCTGCAGGTGCACGGTAAAAGTGTGGATTTGGCCAGGGCGGGCCAGAGGGTGGCGGTTAATTTAAGTGGTCTGGAAGTTGAGCAAATCAGTCGGGGCAATGTTCTGGCCCTGTCCGAAACCCTTACAGCCTCCTTCCGGTTAGATGTGCGATTTATGTTACTAAAGGACGCAGGCAAAGAACTGAAACACAGGTCGAGGATTAGATTATATACCGGTACTATTGAAGTACTTGGCCGGATTATCTACTTTGACCGTGAAGAATTAAAACCAGGTGAATGGGCTTATGGACAAATACAGTTGGAAGAAGCTGTAGCCACAGCCAAGGGCGACCGCTTTGTAGTCAGATCCTATTCGCCCATGCATACTATAGGCGGTGGAACGATTATAGATGCAACGGCATCCAAACACAAGCGCTACCGTCAAGAAATAATCGACAGGATGGTGATTCTGGAGAGAGGCACTCCAGATGAAATAATTGAACAGTATCTGGCCGGAATATTTATTCCTGCGCATATAAATGAATTAGTCAAAGCTACGGGTTTGAGTGAAATACAGGTTAAAGAAGCACTTACGGAGTTAAAGAATAAACAAAGAGTAAAATTTATCGATGAAAAAAGCGGTTATGTTGTCTCTGTTTATAGATATCAAAGCTGGACTCTAGATATACAAAAACTATTGAGCCAGTTTCACCGTGAATTTCCATTAAGGGAAGGCTACCCGAAAGAAGAGCTGCGTTCCCGCAAGTTCAAAAATCTAAATCCCAAAATATTTCAACTAATATTAACTGAGTTAAAAAATGATCAGATTATTAAAATACAGCCGCAAACCGTTGCTACTTTTGCTTATGAAATACAGCCTGATGCTGAGCAGCAAAAAATGTTGGAACTGATTGAAAAGACCTTCATTCAGGCACAATTTCAACCACCCGGTTGGGAGCAACTGGCCACAGAACTCAAAATTATAAATGAATTGAAGCAGGAGTTACTCCAGTATTTATTGCGTCAGGGCAGCCTGATTAAAATAGCTGATGATATGTATTTTCATCGAGATATTTTGAATAAGGGCAGGCAGATGTTGTCAGATTACTTCAAAAATAAAGAGGAAATATCTATCGGTGAAATAAGGGATTTGTTGACTACATCCAGAAAATATGCCATGCCCTTGCTCGAATATTTTGATCGCCATAGGTTTACCAGACGAATCGGGGACCTGCGGGTTATAGGGAAAGAGCTTGATTCAGGAATAAAACCTGAAAATTAA
- the selA gene encoding L-seryl-tRNA(Sec) selenium transferase, producing the protein MNNQALIEKFRLLPSVDEVLKVLDDRQVKIPHNLIVEVVRRTVESYRERIIKGLPCEDSKETVLREIVEMSEVNLEVACRYNLRPVINATGVVLHTNLGRAILSENARRAVQTIANGYANLELDLTTGKRGSRYSAVEGILTGLTGAEAALVVNNNASAVLLALGTLARNKEVIVSRGQLVEIGGSFRIPDVMAQSGAILVEVGTTNKTYPEDYRRAVSENTGLLLQVHTSNYRILGFTRETTIEEMVEVGRDYDLPVMSDLGSGFLVDLSRFGLPPEPTVQEVVRGGADVVTFSGDKLLGGPQAGIIVGKKKYIDLMKKNPLTRAVRIDKFTVASLEATLRDYLDPKAALQKIPTLRMLTALPGELEYKADVLVEKITPLVGELARVTVEKDFSRVGGGAMPITELPTTIVSISPRHISLDEFTSRLRRYTPAVIGRVQDNRLLLDPRTVLDGEEELLVEAVVKCLQASS; encoded by the coding sequence ATGAATAACCAGGCACTGATAGAAAAATTTCGCCTGCTGCCATCAGTGGATGAAGTGTTAAAAGTGTTGGACGACAGGCAAGTTAAAATACCACATAATCTAATTGTTGAAGTGGTAAGAAGAACGGTGGAGAGTTATCGCGAAAGAATAATAAAAGGCCTGCCCTGTGAAGACAGCAAAGAAACAGTCTTACGGGAAATAGTTGAAATGTCTGAGGTCAATCTTGAGGTGGCTTGCCGGTATAATTTAAGGCCGGTAATAAACGCTACCGGTGTGGTACTGCACACAAATCTGGGGCGGGCTATATTGAGTGAAAACGCCAGGCGCGCAGTGCAAACCATAGCCAATGGCTATGCTAATCTTGAATTGGATTTGACTACAGGCAAGCGTGGTTCACGCTATTCCGCCGTTGAGGGTATTTTAACCGGACTAACAGGAGCGGAGGCTGCACTGGTGGTGAACAATAACGCCTCTGCTGTACTGCTGGCACTGGGTACCCTTGCACGCAATAAAGAAGTTATCGTTTCCCGAGGTCAGTTGGTGGAGATAGGAGGTTCCTTTCGAATCCCGGATGTGATGGCGCAAAGCGGTGCCATTTTGGTAGAAGTAGGCACTACCAATAAAACCTATCCTGAAGATTATCGCCGGGCAGTGAGTGAAAACACGGGATTGCTGCTTCAGGTACATACAAGCAATTACCGTATATTGGGTTTTACTAGAGAGACTACTATAGAAGAAATGGTGGAGGTCGGTCGGGATTATGATCTTCCGGTTATGTCTGATCTGGGCAGTGGCTTTTTGGTGGATTTAAGCCGTTTTGGACTGCCGCCGGAGCCAACGGTGCAGGAGGTAGTCCGTGGGGGAGCGGATGTAGTGACTTTCAGCGGAGACAAGCTATTGGGAGGACCGCAGGCCGGAATCATAGTAGGCAAGAAAAAATATATTGATCTGATGAAAAAGAACCCATTAACCAGAGCGGTGAGAATTGATAAATTTACAGTAGCATCACTGGAAGCTACTTTGAGGGATTACCTGGATCCTAAGGCAGCCCTGCAAAAAATTCCGACATTGCGTATGCTGACCGCCCTGCCCGGAGAGTTGGAATACAAAGCGGATGTATTAGTCGAAAAAATTACTCCTTTGGTTGGAGAACTTGCCAGGGTAACTGTTGAAAAAGATTTTTCCCGGGTAGGCGGCGGTGCTATGCCTATTACTGAGTTGCCCACAACAATTGTCTCCATATCGCCGCGGCATATATCCCTGGATGAGTTTACGTCCAGATTGCGGCGTTATACCCCGGCAGTAATCGGCCGGGTGCAGGATAACAGGCTGCTGCTTGATCCTCGTACCGTTTTGGACGGGGAAGAAGAGCTGCTGGTTGAAGCGGTTGTAAAATGTCTGCAGGCAAGCAGTTAG
- the mqnC gene encoding cyclic dehypoxanthinyl futalosine synthase, giving the protein MKILSNIFPLLKKAIAGGRLSLEEGTALMETNDLLALGQAADIIRQRLHPERQVTFVIDRNINYTNVCLSRCRFCAFYRDQNAPDAYIIGWQELYEKIAETVDAGGTELLIQGGLHPDLTLDYYLDMLRYIKSNFDIHIHSFSPPEVMHMVKGSGLSIKEVLEKLRAAGLDSLPGGGAEILVDRVRGQISPEKIGWQDWMKVMLTAHSIGMKTTATMMFGHVETNEERVLHMIRVREAQDQTGGFTAFIPWSFQPKNTQLSMPAASGVEYLKTLAVARLVIDNVPNIQASWVTQGAKIAQVALSFGANDFGSTMLEENVVRAAGVTYRIALREIIHCIKNAGFTPAQRTTDYRVLRMF; this is encoded by the coding sequence GTGAAGATCTTGAGTAATATTTTTCCGCTGCTAAAAAAAGCAATAGCCGGTGGCAGGCTTAGCTTAGAGGAGGGTACTGCCCTCATGGAAACAAATGACCTGCTTGCTTTGGGTCAGGCTGCGGATATTATTCGGCAGCGCTTGCACCCGGAACGGCAGGTAACTTTTGTAATAGACAGAAATATTAATTATACCAATGTTTGCCTGTCACGCTGCAGGTTTTGTGCTTTTTATCGAGATCAAAATGCACCGGATGCTTACATAATCGGCTGGCAAGAATTATATGAAAAAATTGCGGAGACAGTGGACGCAGGTGGCACCGAACTTTTAATACAAGGTGGTTTGCACCCTGATTTAACACTTGATTATTATCTGGATATGCTGCGTTATATCAAGAGCAATTTTGATATTCATATACATTCCTTTTCTCCTCCGGAAGTTATGCACATGGTAAAAGGCTCCGGACTGTCAATTAAGGAAGTGCTGGAAAAACTCCGGGCCGCAGGTTTGGACTCTCTGCCCGGCGGCGGAGCCGAAATACTGGTTGACCGAGTGCGCGGCCAAATCAGCCCGGAAAAGATTGGCTGGCAGGACTGGATGAAGGTTATGTTGACCGCTCACAGTATCGGCATGAAAACTACCGCTACGATGATGTTCGGCCATGTGGAAACGAACGAAGAAAGAGTACTGCACATGATCAGGGTGAGAGAAGCTCAGGATCAGACTGGGGGCTTTACTGCTTTCATACCCTGGAGTTTTCAACCCAAAAATACACAGTTAAGCATGCCGGCAGCCAGTGGGGTGGAGTATCTGAAAACGCTGGCTGTAGCCCGCCTGGTTATTGATAACGTTCCTAATATCCAGGCTTCCTGGGTCACTCAGGGCGCCAAAATAGCTCAGGTTGCTTTAAGCTTTGGAGCTAATGATTTCGGCAGCACCATGCTGGAGGAAAATGTTGTGCGGGCGGCCGGTGTAACTTACCGTATAGCCTTGCGGGAGATTATTCACTGCATAAAAAATGCCGGCTTCACGCCTGCGCAGCGCACAACTGACTATAGGGTGCTTAGGATGTTTTAG